Below is a window of Nicotiana tabacum cultivar K326 chromosome 19, ASM71507v2, whole genome shotgun sequence DNA.
TTTGTATCTCTGTAGTGTTGTAGTGCTGATTTTGCAGTGTATGTACAATATGCAATACTAAGCGTGGTAGTAGTTAATGTTTAAAGCATACTATTAAGGCGCTATTTTGTATAGAAGTTTCAAGGATGCGGCTTACAGCTAGATCAGCTGCATGTTGGTTGTATATAATGATATTTTGGTCTGTGGGACTACATGCTGGATTAGTTGGTCTTTTTCCATGCGCAGACATGCTGTAGCATGTTGCAGACTAGACCATTTCTTAAATCTTACCTTTTTGTACCTTTCTTTCACTTTTGGGTTCTCCATGAAGCTGTTATATTTGCTCATGTTGTTTCATTTGAAGTCAATGAATCTGACTACATTATCTGGACAAGAACAATTTGGCAGCCTGTAACAGGGCAAAACCTACCACGCCAATATGTTTTATTGTTTTACTGGGGAAGAtgaatatcgctcactctctggTACCAGCTGTTCTAGTGTGTCTGAAAGAGTTTGGCTGAGTCCATCTAACATAACTGCTTAACTCTTTAGTAATGAAATGAAATTTACGAACAATCACTATTTGGTGAAGTGTTCTAGGGACCATTTTGCTCGCTGTTATTATAGTTTATCACCGGTTGATGAAACTGCTATTGCGTGTTGTCGGGCAACCTCGATAGAGACagcaagaaggaaaaaaaattgtGCAATTGGAACTGCAAACATGTGGGATTTCAGCAAATATTTAGCTCTTTAAATTCCTTGTATTCGAATTGGTCGAGAAAGGAAGTTGTGTAGACAAACTCGGGCATGAATTAGGAATATACGCATGTTGGCCTTTAACTTTTGACAATTCTCCAATCAGATAAGAATCTACCAATTacgccttttttttttttattatcatcTTTGTTTAATTAGAGGCTTATAAGTACTTTAAGAATCGGCAGTGTAGTAGTCTGCTGACCGAAGTTTTAGAAGGACAATTTACAGAAAGAACAATCACTCTTAAGGTAGAAGTTACTACCAgcgttttttttaaaatttgggtAAGTTAGAACGTGAAAACTCTTAAAAGAGCACTTTACTCCTTTAATGAGTTTACGTGGCTCACATAATGATTACTTGAGGCAGTGAGTTTCGGATAATTGAGGGTTAATCGGAAAAAAAAGGAAGTAAATTTAGCTTTCAGACAATATAGAGCACATGATCAGAGCTGTTGAAAGAGTCTGATTGGTCCGTTATATACATGTTAATAATGTACTGCTATAAAACAATCAAAAGGAAGTGTAATATCCTCTGTTTTCGCCCCCATTCAAAAAGGTAACCATGCTACTTATTAACTCATGCTAATATCCTCTGAGGATCATTTGATTGCCTCATTCCAATTTTCACATGCAAATTGAGCTGACAAAATTCTGAATACAAGTTATCAACGATAACTTCAGGTGTGTTGAGACCCTCAGCATACCAAAACGAGAATAGACAAAAAATAGAACAGAAGAAACCAGTGAATAATGTATGCAAGATTGAAATATACCAAGACAAAAGACCTAACCTCTAAAGATCCTACTCTAAATGCATCAACATGAAGAAATTTCAAGAAATTTCCGCGAGAAGTCTTTCCTGTAGATGGTTTAATCACTCTGTAGCCTAGCAATATATTGGTCATAGTATTTTGCAGCCCGTTCCATATCTCCAAGCTCGGTATAACAATCAGCTATTGCTCCATAAGCTTCCGTGCTCCCGGAATCCTCTCCATTTCTTGATGAGATATCAAGAACCATAGAGTGGTATTCAATGGCTTCCTTGTACTTGCCCTGCCTTTGTAATGATGCCCCTGAGAAAGAGATAAAGCTTTGAGGGTCATTACATCGTGACACACACACATACAAGACAGAGAAGCAGCAGCAGTTTGTATGTCTGGATAAAGTTTCTTTGTAGACTATCTTGCTACAAAGACCAAGATATACTGAATCTCTAAATCTAACTTCTAGCAGTATTTTACATTTTCTTTAGcagattaaaaagaaaataagcaAAAAAATCAACATGACCCTGTTACACCAAGAATTAGGATTAAATGACAACAAGGAAGATGGTGAATGTAGAAACAATATCTATTGAACATAACTTTACAAGGAGATCTCACATACCTAATCCTCTTGCTGCCTTCTTTTCCTCTATAGGATCATTTACATTCTGTGCAAGCTCAAGAGCTGTTTTAAACTCCACAAATGCCTTTTCTGGGGCTTGATTTCTCAGAAAATTCTTTCCATTTTTCAAGTGATAAATTAATTCCTCCTTTCTTGGATCATTAATCACTTCACTTTCTGCAATCCTGGCACCAACAGGAGCATAACTTAAGCTAGGTGCATAGGACTCTATTTTGGCTTGCCTTCTTAGCGCCGCATTGATCTGGCGGAGCTGCTCATTCAACCGCTGCAGTTCCGCTTTTCTCTGACGTGCAACTAGTCCTGAAAGTACAATTAAAAATGTGTACACACACATCCTTGTGTTCAAAAGGTGGGGGGAAAAATAAAACCAAGGAAAGCAATGATCCAACATTGAAAGGATCACTACACAGTTAAGAGAGATGAGAAAGAAGACTAGATTAGATAGGTTTATTGTAGTGAAGACATTTTGAGTACTAGATCTCACTAACCCCTACATCAACTCCCCAGTTTCACATAAACACATTATGCTGTTATACTCAGAACTGACTCAAAGTTGAAAAGTTTTTTCTACAAACAACCGATTCAACAAACAACCATTTCAAATTTCCGTACTTTCtgccaaacaaaaatgaaaaaagaaaagaaaagaagaggaattCCTTGGACGCTGAGCACAACCCACACCATTTCCACTATTTTCTCTCAGCCTGCTTAAAGCACCTTTCTGAATAGGCATTTTTTTGGATAAGTTCTTGAATTGTCCCAAAGACAACTTAGTATGTATGGATTACGGAGTGCAACGAGCACAGATGGAGCAGAATGGATATTGAGGATCCATATGCTGACCTCAATAGGTttgggattgaggcatagttCTTATTGGTAAGTTCTTGAATAGGCCATATTGGGAAATCTACATAGTATAGCCGTCCCCCAAAATAATAAATGacaaatgtatattttttgtataataacaACAAGACCATCAACGTACCCAGTGTGATCTCACAAGCGGGATATGGGGAGGGTAAGGTGTAcccagaccttatccctaccttgtgtgtggtagagaggctgtttctgatagaTCATCGACTCAAGAAAAGTATTTTCAAAAATGTGCCATGTCCTATCTAATCACTTCTCCCCAATTCTTCCTCGGTCTATCTCTACCTCTCCTTAGACCTATCACTGTCAACCTCTAGCACCACCTCACTGAGGCATTGTATTCCTCCTCTTCACATCCGCGAATCATCTCAGCCTCGCTTCCCACATCGTCCACCACGGAGGCCACTCCCTCCTTGCCCCATATATCTTCGTTGCTAATATTATCTCtcctagtatgcccacacatccatctaaGCATCTTCATTTCCGCTACTGACATCTTTTGAACATGTGAGTTCTTGACTTGGCCAACattctgccccatacaacatagttgcTTTAGCAAcctctataaaatttaccttttaagtcttggtggcacattcttatcacataagACATCGGATGTGAGCATCAATTTCATCTACCCTactccaatacgatgtgtgacattaTCGTCGATTTCCCCATTTCCTTGAATTATTGACCTAAGATGCTTGAATCtttctctcttggggatgacttttGTACCAATCCTCACTTTCACATCCACCTCattaatgtataatatacatattttatatattagtaTATAGTTTTTGTATATTTAGCTAGTGGCTATATTTATTTTTGGCCGAGCGGTTAAATATGTTAAAAGCCCTGCTTATAGCTTATGGAATCTGTAATATACTGTTGTTGGCCATTGCCACGAACAGACATAGGGAATTCTGATTGCAGTTGTAAACCCGATGCATTAAATAAGATATTCATCAAGTGTTTTGGCGGAGAAACTGCTGAATGAAGTGGCCTCATTAATCCTGGATTCTACACTGGCTTCAATGTACTTGATGCATCAAAAAGCCTTTAACTTCTTTTCATTGAATTCAAATTCCATCTCAATGTGCATGAAATAAACTTAAGCTTTGTGAAGAAGCACAGGAATGCGAGAGAGACACAACTTGTCTCATGATCTAACCGCAATGACTTTCTGTACTTTCAAAGTTGAAAGCcccaaaaaatgcaataaaacaATGGCAGTGACAAACTTAAAGTACCTTACCTCCCACTGTGGCCCCAACGAGGGCAACAAACAGCAATAATGGCATATTGAAGACAGAAGAAGTATCAGCTTCACATGTTTGAGCCAAAGCTTCTAAAGGTGAAGTCATCATCAATGCATTAGTCACGATTAATGTTGCTGCAGGGTATCTGAACTGCAAAATTTTCTGCCATGTGTATAAAAATTGAAATTGAACTAGAAAAGGAAGCCAAGAAATTTATTCAACTAGTAGCTTTTTGCTATAATTACTGATTGAATACCTTGCATTTTCCACTAGAATAACATGAGTTTTTATCAACTCAAACATAATAAGAATAGAACAGAGCAAGCGGAAGGAATATGTACATAGCTAACGAATGGCTTAGAGAAATGGGTAATAAAATGAAGTCAGACTGTCAGTCTACGACATGTCTTCCCCAGATTTCATGGTTTTGCAGTGGAGTTTAGATAGTGCCAAGCAACATGGATAAGCTTTTAATAGAGAGTATCCTATAAAAACCTTTGACATTTTCGCTTTATTTCCAGTGAAGCCAATACTACAGCAATATGAATCTTCACCAACTAAATTTGAAAACATTGCATACTTCCATCACCTCACAGAAGTTGTGATATTAACAATCAAAAAGACAGAAGTTGTgatattattttgagaaattaatcaCTTTGACAATAACTACAATCAATCTGTTGCAGACTCCTCTGAGAATAATTCACATAAGAAAACCGTTCTTTCAATGGTATCAAAGCATTTTTGCATTGCAAAGTAGCATGATTACACTTTTACATATGCTTTGAACGCAATGAAATCTTTCTGTGTTTCTCTTTGTATCTTCTTTTAATAACAATTTACAGATCAAGGCCTTTATTGAGAAGTTTCTCTAAAATATGTTAAATATGACGTGAATTCTTCACTTCCTCCAGTAGAAAGTTTCATTAAACCTACTGTAATTGTAAAAACCAGATTTTCGACATTCCCAAAAAAGGTCAAGACTAAAGCATTGCTTAACAATAGAAACCAACAAAAGAAGCAATTTTGCAATAGACCCACGAATTAAAAGCTTGAAATAAGTAAACCCAAAATCCTAAAAGTGGAAATTCAGTCACCTTGAAATCAATGTGAATGCATTTTGAAGCTTTCTTGATATGTTTCTTACTGAGCTGCCCAGACTCGAAGATGCATTTGAGAGGACCAGCTTTGGGTAAGTGAGGGGAAGGGTTCTGTGAAAGAAGCCATTGCTTCAACATCATCGTCATCTTCTTACAGAGTTGCTTCAGTTTCTGATGATTTTTCTTTCGTGTGTGATAATTGGGCTGTGTGGATAAGATTGCcgttttctttttacttttgcgGATAATAGAATGGTACAGTGAACCAAGTATTTAGCAGCAAATGTCAACTTAATTAACAGTTGTTCAAGCTTAATTCGAGTATGTGATGTTTACTTCTTCTCCACTGTATCTTAAGACGTTGGAtttatttaaccaaaaaaaaaaacgttGGATTTTGCCCCCCATCTATATCAGCTGCCTGATAaacatttttttaaagaaaaaagatcattttcttttgttttaatttaATCTGCTTTGTGGTTGAGGGGTATGACACAAATCCTTAACATGAGTGTATTAATAACTGAAAAGTGAAAATATAAAGGAGGACGACGTAATACGTTATCTAGCTCTGATTTTTACCCCCCTTAATGGAGGCATTTTTTAAAGTTTGCATAttgttttcttatatttttatgatttatATACTAACTTATTCTTTTTTAGGCAATActtgaaaataattcaagttaTGAGGAACAAAACAGAAAATGTATGCATTAATAAGAAAGAGGGGTGGGTGTATGGGCTAAAAACTTCATATTATATGTTGACCATGTCAACGGTTATAAAGCCTTCAAAGGCTGCGACGTGATGACGATATGACATGTCAATCTAATTTCAAAAGGTCGACGTCACGTAAAGAAAGCAGGTCGTCGTTGTCGAGGTCGAGGTGGCTCAATAAAAGACGAGGACGAGGACGAGCATCCATCATCGGCGTGCAGTAACGACTAGTCTAAGGATTTATATTCCCCGGAGAATATTCCAGTGCATATTCCTCTCTGTTGTACTATCTACGGTTTTGTGGCCCGTGTACCCATAGGAAGAGATGTAGTTCTAGAAAGGGGATTGGACACTTTTGTAAAGAACAATATTGACATTCTCTGAAGATTCTCTCTCTTGAATAAGAATATTCAAGTGCTTATCATTATCCATCATCGTCAGAGGAATCAGTAAAAATATCTCACCCCTTTCGGGTGAACCTTGGTccattatttacttaaatgccgtttattgtcatttattgttatccTTTACATTCTTGAATCATTTATTGCTCCATTATTACTCCAAGATATTATTAACTAATAACACACGTTTGGTATTTTTCACAAACACACTAGATCTGTCATTTGGATATTAATATTGACTTAGATTAACCCTTCTCTTTATAACTCTAATTGTATAAAAACCTAGATCTAAAATTTGGGTCATAcagtttggcgccgtctgtggggaagCCTtagtcaatttttagttttcatcTAGATCTATAACTCGCGTGATTTGCTAACCTAATGTGCTGTAAAGTTATCCTTTCTCTGTGTGTATACAAAGACTCCATGGCAGGTAACCAAGAACACAGAACAAAAGCGACGGACAACGTCCCAACCTTATAAGTGCCATCGACGAAGGGTATGACACCCAAGATGAGGAGGTGAGCCCCATGGCATCCCCCAAATTAGGGAAGTCGCCTACACCCTTCTGCAACACAACCAAACCAAAGGGAAATGGGGCATCTATGTCAACGGGAGAAGGGGCACCACCCGCTATGAAAAAACTCCTTGAAGTATGGTTAACTGACACTCTGGTCAACGCGATGAGCAAACAAGCCCCATGCATAACCACAGAAACTGTGAGGATCCACGCAACACAACACAGGAACGAACGAGATGACCAACCAAACTCTCCTACTTTAGGTAATACTCATATAATTGTTGACAATGCAGGAGACAACGTCCTCACCGCCGTGTTGAAAATGAATGGAGGAAATAGAAAACGAGAACAAAGAACTTAATGAAAAAATGAAGGATCACTAGGAACGGTTAGACAAAATATCAGGTGCCCCAAAAGTTTTACCAAAAAGAGATGCCGGGAGGTTAGTGGAGCAGCCATATAGTTAAGAAGCGGCCCCTTATGCCATACCAAAACTTTCAAGATGCCTATGTATCTTCGAATCTACGACAGAACTACAGATACCGAGGATCATGTAACTCACTATGTCACCgccgtaaaaggcaacgacctcaCCAAAGAGCAGGTGTCCTCTATCTTGCTGAAAGTTTTTGGTGAAACCCTCACAGGAGGGGAGTTGACGTGGTATTCATAGTTGCCAGCCTATTCCATAGAAACATTCGAAGAGATAGCTGACAAGTTCGTAACAGCGCATGCCGGGGTCAAGAAATCTTAAATGAGGTTGAATGACATCTTCGCCATCAAGAAATACCTAGGGGAGGGACTTCCTCACCCGATTCAACTGGGTGAGGATGACCTTACCAAACGTCTCTGAAGGAATGGTCGCGACAGCCTTTCAAAATGGGTTATGCAAAGAAGGCTCGAAGGCAACCAGAAAGTTATTGAGCCGGTTAATGAAGTACCCACCAACCACTTGGGACGAGATTTACAATGCCTATTGTGCCAAGGTCAGGGCAGATGACGAAGTCCTTAACGAGGCCAACTCGATGACTCATCTCGGTACAATTTGAACCCAGAAAGGAACGCAAGGATAATTCGAGGAGAGACCCTCTAGTACCACGGCTAGGAAGAGATCGGCATAAACCCTATGTCAGGTTACCCGTTCCCAACTTCCGCCACGAAGATGACCCATCTAGGCCGAGATCAGACATTCATAAGAATGATCGAGGTATGCTCCCTACTATCTActcataatttttgtgtgtcacctacagagGTGGTCTACACACTTGAGAAGCTCGAAACAAAGGTAAAGTGGTCACCAAATATGAGGTCTGACCCAAGCACCAAGAAGTCTGATGCCTTCAGCGAGTTCCACCAAGAACGTGGATACAAAATGGAAGATTGCCATCCTCTGAGGTTAGAAGTAGCAAACTTGCTGCAGCAAGGACATCTCAAAGAATTACTCAGCGACAAAGGTAGGAACACCTTGGCAAGGGGTCGAGAATGCCCAGGCCCACCAAAGCTACCTTCACCTGCTCGcaccatcaacatgatcattaatGGCAGCGATGACACCTCCATCAACCACATCAAATTCACCACCACTCACAAACTCAAGAGATCAATCACCCACGAACGGTTTGACGacctcgaagaaagtatcatcttcgatgagTTAGATGCCAACAGTTTGACTttccctcacaatgatgcacttgATTACTTTATGAATTCTACGCATACTCAGGCTACAATCAGATACTCATGGAGAAAGATGACCAATAGAAaactactgtcacgacccaatttccctcccttataggccgtgatggcgcccaacgttaccgctaggcaagccaacagtgaactagtCATGTATTTGttcctttttaataatttcaaagtagttaatttttattattaagtaAATGAATAACGAGAAAATTATAGTAAGGTAAAGTATAAACTAATGAGAGAGTAAATAcaatgaaataaatactcaaaccATAAAGTGTCTACTAGAATGTTCCCAAAACCAGTGTCACATGTGTATgagaaactagtagaatatacaaaatacatatgTTAGTGTCTAAAA
It encodes the following:
- the LOC107810991 gene encoding protein FLUORESCENT IN BLUE LIGHT, chloroplastic isoform X2, with the translated sequence MTMMLKQWLLSQNPSPHLPKAGPLKCIFESGQLSKKHIKKASKCIHIDFKFRYPAATLIVTNALMMTSPLEALAQTCEADTSSVFNMPLLLFVALVGATVGGLVARQRKAELQRLNEQLRQINAALRRQAKIESYAPSLSYAPVGARIAESEVINDPRKEELIYHLKNGKNFLRNQAPEKAFVEFKTALELAQNVNDPIEEKKAARGLGASLQRQGKYKEAIEYHSMVLDISSRNGEDSGSTEAYGAIADCYTELGDMERAAKYYDQYIARLQSD
- the LOC107810991 gene encoding protein FLUORESCENT IN BLUE LIGHT, chloroplastic isoform X1 — its product is MTMMLKQWLLSQNPSPHLPKAGPLKCIFESGQLSKKHIKKASKCIHIDFKKILQFRYPAATLIVTNALMMTSPLEALAQTCEADTSSVFNMPLLLFVALVGATVGGLVARQRKAELQRLNEQLRQINAALRRQAKIESYAPSLSYAPVGARIAESEVINDPRKEELIYHLKNGKNFLRNQAPEKAFVEFKTALELAQNVNDPIEEKKAARGLGASLQRQGKYKEAIEYHSMVLDISSRNGEDSGSTEAYGAIADCYTELGDMERAAKYYDQYIARLQSD